In Leptolyngbya sp. NIES-2104, the genomic window TTGGCGCATTCGGGGGACAGATTCACGCAGAATACGAAGTCGAGCCACCTGCCGGAGTGAAGAAACTTGCACCTTATTTAGCGATCGTCGAACGGGGAGCAAGGGCGCACAAGTACGATCGAGTTCTTCCACCTGGAGCAGGTTTAGTGGCTCAGCGTCAAGTTTGGCTTGATGCGGTTCCAGAACGATTAGTGTTAGTGGGACGTACCACCGCTGCAATGCTTGCCAGCGAAGATATTGAAGCAATTTTGCACATTCAGAATTCAGGGCGTGAGATTTGGTACAACCCGGAAATGCACCTTTATCATCAGATTCCACGCTGGAGAATTGAGCGATCGTATCTCCTCAAGCTCGTCAAAGGAGTTGGACTTGCAAGACATCACATTCGTATGACTCGCTGGAAATCTTGGCAACGTCCGATCGTAACGCTAATCTACTTTGCAAACGATCTGAGAAAGCTGATTGTTCATCGGCTGAAATCGAGAAACTCACAAAGCTTAGAAGTCGAGTGCGAACAGCAATTGTTAGTGAGCAGTTTAGTCAGTCCATTCTATCTGGGAAGCTTGAGGCAAAAAGTATGAAACTACTGATTCAACACACGCACAGACCGGGTGAAATTTCGGGCGTTATGACTTACATTAATGCGATCGTACCCGGTCTTAATGCTGCTGGAGTCGAAACCCAAATTCTTTCGACTCAAACAACTCCCGTTAAATCCTGGATTGCAGCGATTCAATGGGCGGACATTGTTCATATGAACTCTAGTCACTTAGGATTTGCGCTGCTTTGTAAGCTGTTTGCTAAAAAGATTGCTATCAAATATCATTACTTGTTCTATATCTCTACACATTCGCACTATGAAAAGATGTCGCTTTGGAAGCGATTAAAGCTTGAGTTTATCCAAACCTTACCAAAATCGAACTATCCGCTAAAGTGGAAGCTGCATGCATTGATCAAGTGGGCAAGATTTGGAACGCGATTTGCAACGGCTTTATTATGCGATCGACACATTGCCTGTAGTCAGTTCTTAGCTGAATCTCTTAGCTTTCCGTGGTCTGTTGCTGCTTTGAACTATCCGATCGAGAGTACATCCGGTGAGAAAACGCTTGAAGCTCTCATACAGCCTTATACGTTTACTTATGTGGGTCGGCTCAATCCTGATAAAGGTGTAGATTTGCTGCTTAGAGCTACAAAGTTACTCGGTGAACAGTCTTTTCAAGTCAAAATCATTGGCAACGGACAAGATTTAGAGCAACTAAAATTACTGGTTGAAGAATTGGAGATTGGCGATCGCGTTGAGTTTCTCGGTGGTCGATCGAGCAAAGAAATCTTAGAGATTGTGCGATCGTCTTTAGCGTTAGTGGTTCCTTCTCGCTGGCAAGAACCCGCTGGATACGTGGCACTTGAGGCTTCTAGTGTTCGGACTTGCTCGATCGTTTCTAAAGTTGGTGGCTTACCAGAGATGGCGGGAAGCTCGAACTTGTTCTTCGATCGAGAAGACTACAAAACACTCGCTCAACAGATGCAGCTTTGTTTAGAGAATCCCACTGAAGCACTGGAGCGCGGCGATCAAGCGCATCAATACATTGCTGAAAACTTTACTTCTGAAAAAGCAGTTCGAGAGCTTTTAGAACTCTGTCAGGAACTTATGCCAAACTTACCTGCTTTAGTCTCATGAGGATGTTTGAAAAGTTGTCGTTCATTGTCACAGCCCGCCCTGAAATGAATTTCGGGCTAATCGACGAGAGTCCTTTGAAAAGGACTAAGAACTTCAAACTGCCTCCCAGCCTACTTCAGTAAACTTTCCACGGTTAGCCCGAAATTCATTTCAGGGCGGGCGGCAATCGAAGCGAAAAGACTTTTTATACTCCTCAAACACCTTCTCATGAGCGATCGCATTGCAATCTTGCTGTCTGGTAAAAAAATGGGAGGCGACACCAAAGTCGTTCTCAACTTAATTGACGAATTCGTTCAGCGAGGAATTGAAGTCGATTTAGTTCTTGCAAGTTTAACTGAACTTTCTCGCAATCAACTCCCCGAGGCGGTTCGAGTCATTGATCTAAAAACACCACTAACAGCACGAGCTTTTAGCACCATTCAACTATTGCCTGCACTCATTCAATATCTTTATCAAGCAAAGCCTAAAGTACTCATTTCAAATCTGAGTTTTACCAATGCGATCGTTGTTCTCACCAAATTTCTCGTGTTTCCTGCACCCAAGCTAATCTTAGTTGAACATCTAGCACTTTCAAAGAATCAGGATCGTCCAGATGAACCTCAGAGTCGTTTACTTCCAGCACTCATGCAAT contains:
- the hpsE gene encoding hormogonium polysaccharide biosynthesis glycosyltransferase HpsE → MMDLSIAICTYNGEARIGQVLDRVRSQIDTDSIAWEVLVIDNNSRDRTKQVVLSYPEVRYIFEAEQGLAFARSRAVREAKGQWIAFLDDDTLPDENWVFQAHQFAQDHSEIGAFGGQIHAEYEVEPPAGVKKLAPYLAIVERGARAHKYDRVLPPGAGLVAQRQVWLDAVPERLVLVGRTTAAMLASEDIEAILHIQNSGREIWYNPEMHLYHQIPRWRIERSYLLKLVKGVGLARHHIRMTRWKSWQRPIVTLIYFANDLRKLIVHRLKSRNSQSLEVECEQQLLVSSLVSPFYLGSLRQKV
- a CDS encoding glycosyltransferase family 4 protein; this translates as MKLLIQHTHRPGEISGVMTYINAIVPGLNAAGVETQILSTQTTPVKSWIAAIQWADIVHMNSSHLGFALLCKLFAKKIAIKYHYLFYISTHSHYEKMSLWKRLKLEFIQTLPKSNYPLKWKLHALIKWARFGTRFATALLCDRHIACSQFLAESLSFPWSVAALNYPIESTSGEKTLEALIQPYTFTYVGRLNPDKGVDLLLRATKLLGEQSFQVKIIGNGQDLEQLKLLVEELEIGDRVEFLGGRSSKEILEIVRSSLALVVPSRWQEPAGYVALEASSVRTCSIVSKVGGLPEMAGSSNLFFDREDYKTLAQQMQLCLENPTEALERGDQAHQYIAENFTSEKAVRELLELCQELMPNLPALVS